The nucleotide window CTGACGGGTGCGGGCCTGTGCCTCCCGCTGCTGCGAGTGCAGCGCGTTGTGGGCGGCAAAGAAGACCTTGTGTACGGCGAACGCCTCCGCGAACTCGCCGCGGGCGGCGTGCAGCTCGGACTGCTCCTGATGTACCCGTACGAGAACGTCGCCGAGGCCGCGCTCGACGCAGAGGGTGCGCGAGGCGTCGAGGCTGACCTGTGCGCGGTCCGTTGCCCGCAGGAAGCGCTGCGCACGGGCGAGCGAGAGCATGTACTCCGCCAGCGCGTCGGCGTCCTCGTAGCCGCCCGTGGCGTGGCGCCGGACCGCTTCGCGCAGGGTCTGCTCGGCCGACAGGTAGTCGCCGTTCTCGATCTCGATGGCGCTGATGGTGTCCAGCGTCGCGGGATCGAGCTCGAAGTCGTGGCGCTCGGCGACCTCTTGCAGTCGTTGCGCGACCGCCTGGGCCCGGGCGTTCTCGCCGTACGCGTACTCGGTGTACGCGTAGTTGTTGAGCATGCCCAGAAGCAGGTTGGGCAGGCCGAACTCGATCGTGAGCTCCTCGGCCTGTGCGTAGCGCAGGCGGGCCGCCTCCATCGAGCCGGAGCGGCCGAGGGCGTCGGCCAGCTTGGCGCGGTGCCACACCTGCATGTGCGGGGTCGCGTTGTCGTCGAGCAGCTCAACGGCGAGCACGGAGTGCTCGAGCGACTGGGCGGCGTCGCCCAGGTGCCGGTGGATGTTGGCCCAGACCAGGTGGGTGCGCGCCTGCACGACGGTGTCGTCGTGGTCGGTGGCCCACTTGTGGATCTTCCAGATCTGCCGGGCCGCGGCGGCGACCTCGCCCTTGCGGTTGAGCATGTTCGCCTGGCAGAGCCGGGCGCGGGTCACGAGCCGCTCGTCGCCGAGCTCGAGTGCCTGTTCCTCGTACGCGATCGAGAGTTCGAGGGAGGCTCCGGCGTCCCAGAGGTAGCGGTCCTCGAGCTCGGTGAGGGCGGCCGACAGCCGTTGGGCGTCGATCACGCGTGGCTCCATCAGCAGACCCCTCTCTCGTTGTCACCGCGATCATCGACACAGGTCGCCCATACTTGAGCCCAATGTTGAATAGCTCTCTGTTTCCAAAGGGTAGCGATGCGTGACCACTGATCCCAGAGTTGCGGACGTGATCCGCCTCGCGCCGCCGTCGGACCCGTCTCATGTACGTCGTACAGTTGCCCAATGGCCAAGCGGAGCGACGCGACCCGGACGCGCCTGAACCGGGACGCGATCATCGCCAGCGCGGTGTCCCTCGCCGACACCGAGGGGCTTGAGGCCGTGACCATCCGCCGGCTGGCGCAGGAGCACGGCGTGACGCCGATGGCCATGTACTGGCACTTCAACGACAAGGACAGCCTGCTCGACGGCCTAGCCGACCACCTGATCGCGGCGGTGGAGCTGCCCGAGCCGGGCGACGGCGGCTGGGACGAGCGGCTGCACGACGTCCTGCGCGCGTTCCTGGCGGCGATCCGCCCGCATCCCGCGTTCGCGGGCCTGGCCCTGCGCCGGATCCTCGCCTCCGAGGCGGGCCTGCGGATCGCCGAGCGGGTGCTGGAGCAGCTGCGGCAGGCGGGATTCTCGGCCGGCAAGGCGGCGGAGGTCGGCACGTTCCTGGTGTGCGGGATCGTCGCGCTCGTCGCCTCCGACCCCACGCCGGGCACGTGGCCGGCGGGCGAGGACCGGGACCAGATGATCCGCGACAAGCGGGCGCGGCTGGAGTCGTTGTCGCCGGAGCGCTACCCCAACGTCATCGCGGCCGGGCCGGACCTGGTGGTCTGCCGCGACACCGACGAGTACTTCGCCCTCAATCTCGATCTTCTGGTCCAGGGCGTCCGCGGCATCCGGCGCGGCTGAACCGACGCGTCCTTCGTCACACCTTTCTGTCCGGCCGCCGCTTGACTGTCCTATACGGCGTACATCTACGGTGTACATGTACGCCGCATAGGGCGGCGCGCGCATAGGAGGTGGGACTGGTGCGACGCAACCCCTGGTCGACCCTGGCCGTGCTGGCGCTGGCCCAGTTCATGGTCGTGCTCGACGTGACGATCGTGAACGTGGCGCTGCCCGACATCCAGCAGGACCTCGGCTTCACGGCGTCCGGGCTGCAATGGGTCGTCAGCGCGTACACGCTGCTCTTCGGTGGTTTTCTGCTCCTCGGCGGCCGGGCCGCCGACCTGCTCGGCCGCCGCCGGCTCTTCATCGTCGGCCTGCTGATCTTCGGGGTGACCTCGCTGAGCGCCGGCCTGGCGCAGAACCCCGAGCAGCTTGTCGTGCTGCGCGCGGTGCAGGGCCTCGGCGGCGCGCTGCTGTCGCCGGCCGCGTTCGCGATCCTCACGGTGACCTACGCGAAGGGCCGCGAGCGCAACATCGCGATGGGCGTCTGGGGCGGCCTCGCCGGCCTCGGCGGCACCCTTGGCGTGATCGCCGGTGGCCTGCTCGTCGACTCGCTGGGCTGGCGGTGGATCTTCCTGGTCAACGTCCCGATCGCGGTCGCGCTGGCGGCGGTCGTCCCGCTCTTCGTCCGCGAATCCCGGGCCACCTCGACGGGTACGCGCACCTTCGACGTGGCGGGCGCGCTGCTGAGCACGGCCGGCCTGCTGTCGATCGTGCTCGGCGTGATCCGGGCCGAGTCGCAGGGCTGGACGTCGTTCCAGGTGGTCGCGCTGCTCGCTGGAGGCCTGGCGTTGTTGGCCGCCTTCGTCCGCGTCGAGTCGCGCTCGGCGGCCCCGCTGGTGCCGCTCAGCCTGTTCCGGTCGCGGGGGCTGACCACGTCGGTCCTTGCGCTCGCGCTCAACGGCGCGGCGTTCCTCGCGATGTTCTTCCTCACCGCGATCTTCCTCCAGCAGGTCCGCGGCCTGACCGCGCTGGAGACGGGCCTCCAGTTCCTGCCGATGGGCATCGCGGCGATCACGAGCGCGGTGGTGTCGGCGCAGGCGGTCACCCGGTTCGGCACCAGGCCGGTGCAGTTCGCCGGCGCGGCGCTCAGCGTGGTCGGCCTGCTGCTGCTCTCGGGCGCGGACGCCACCGGCTCGTACGCCGCGACGATCATGCCCGGCCTGATCCTGTTCGGGATCGGCATCATCGCGACGGGCACGCCGGCGTCGATCGCGGCGGTGGCGGACGTCGATCACGACCAGGCCGGCGCGGCGTCGGGCGTGGTCAACGCGGGATATCAGGTCGGCGGCGTGCTGGGGCTCGCGGTGATCACGACGGTGGCGACCTCGCACGTGGAGGGCCTGCTGGCCACGGGGACCGTTCCGCAGGACGCGCTGGTCGGCGGGTTCGAGCGCGGCCTGCTGATCGCGGCGCTCTTCGCGGCGGTCAACATCGTGATCGCCCTCGGTGCGCCGAGGCTGCGGCCGACCGCCGACCAGCTCGCCGAGGCGGCCGTCGCGGCCTGACCTCGCTCGCGCACCAGGGCGCGGCGCCGAGAGTGGGGGCTCTCGGCGCCGCGCCGGGTGGAAGGTCTCAGCCCTTGAAGGCGGCGAAGATCTTGCTGAACTCGAACGGTGACTGCGCCACGTTGGTGCACTGGAACAGCGCGCCGGTGCAGGCGTTGCGGTCGCGGTTGGCCTCCCAGAAGGAGACGAAGCCGACGTGGTTGGCCGAGGCGAAGGCGACCAGGTCACGGGCGTCGCCCTGACTGAAGGTGCCGTTGTCGTCGTTCTTGCCGAGCATCGGCGTGACGCCGACCATCCGGAAGGCCGCCGCGTCGCTGTTGCCGTAGATCGACTTGATCTGGTCCTTTGTCGACTTGACCGCGCTGATCGCGAGGTCGCCGTAGTCCTGCCCGGCGCGGCCGTAGTCCATCGCCATGATGTTGACCAGGTCGAGGTCGACGCCGGCGTTCTTGGCCGACCGGACCACGGCGAGGCCGTCGGCGGTGAGACCCTCAGGCAGCACCGGCAGGGTCAGCGAGATCCTCAGGCCGGGATTGGCCTTCTGGAGCGCGGCCAGCGCCGTCGAGCGGCGGGCGATGGAGGCGGGGTCGGCCACGGCGGCGCCCTCGATGTCGAGGTCGATGTACTTCAGATCGTAGGCGGAGACGACGGCCTGGTACTCGGCCTGTAGCGCCTTCACGTCGGTGCACGCGGCCGCCAGCTCGATGCCGGTCGCGCCGCCGAACGACACCTTCACGTCGCCACCGGCCGCCCGCAGTGCCTTGATCTGGTCGCCGAACTGCCCGCCGCGCGGGTCGAACGCGTTGAACCAGCTGGCCTTGCAGCCCGCGCTGGTGACGAACGCCAGGGTGTACGACTTCACGTTGCCGGCGGAGGCGAGCTGGGCCAGCGTGGTGCCGGCGCCGGAGAGCAGGCCCATGTCCACGTACGGGGCCACGAGAACGTTGCCGCCCGAGGCCGGCGGGGCGCTCGTCGTCGGTGTGGTGGGAGGTGTCGTGGTCGGCTTCGTGGTCGGCGGGGTCGCGGCCGGCTTCGTGGTCGGAGCGGTGGTGGGACGGGTGGTCGTCGGCGTGGCGGTCGGTCCGGTCGGCGCGGAGTCGCCGCAGCGGGCGCCGTTGATCGTGCAGCCGGTCGGCGCGCCGTGGCCGGCGACGATGAAGCCGAACTCGGTGCTGGCCCCGGCCGCGATGACGGCGTTGTAGCCGCGGTTCGCGGCGACCGAGGTGGCGCCCGAGGTGGTGACGTCGGCGTCCCAGACGCTGCCGAGCTTCGTGCCCGACGGGAGGCCGAACGCGAGCTGCCAGCCGGAGACGGCGGCGCCGCCGGTGTTCTTGATCGTGTAGCGGGCCTGGTAGCCCGAGTCCCACTCGGAGTCCTTACTGAACGTGGCCGTCAGCCCACCGCCGGCCGGGGCGGCGGGTGCCGTCGCCGCGACCGCCGCAACGGCGCCGCCGCCCACCGCGAGCAGGGCCGCGGCCAGGTATATAGAGAGACGAAGGCGGCTGCGTTTCATGGATGACTCCGATCGAAGGGGGTAACCGACGGAGTTGATCCTGACCGTGGGTGCATTAAAGAAAGAGGGGAAAGTTCTTAAGTTTCCCTGAAGCGCCGCGGGGTCTCGCAGAGAATCAGTAGGAGGCAGGCATGCACGGGACGATGGTGGACGTACGGACCGAGGACGGGGTCGCCGACGCGTACCTCGTGCGACCGGCCGGGGCCGGGCCCTGGCCGGGGGTGTTGTTCTACATGGACGCGTTCGGCCTGCGCCCGCGGGTGTTCGAGATGGCGGGGCGGATCGCCGCCCGGGGCTACGCCGTGCTGGCGCCCAACCTGCTCTACCGCGGCGGCCGCGCGCCCCTCATCGATCTCAGCGG belongs to Amorphoplanes digitatis and includes:
- a CDS encoding DHA2 family efflux MFS transporter permease subunit, whose product is MRRNPWSTLAVLALAQFMVVLDVTIVNVALPDIQQDLGFTASGLQWVVSAYTLLFGGFLLLGGRAADLLGRRRLFIVGLLIFGVTSLSAGLAQNPEQLVVLRAVQGLGGALLSPAAFAILTVTYAKGRERNIAMGVWGGLAGLGGTLGVIAGGLLVDSLGWRWIFLVNVPIAVALAAVVPLFVRESRATSTGTRTFDVAGALLSTAGLLSIVLGVIRAESQGWTSFQVVALLAGGLALLAAFVRVESRSAAPLVPLSLFRSRGLTTSVLALALNGAAFLAMFFLTAIFLQQVRGLTALETGLQFLPMGIAAITSAVVSAQAVTRFGTRPVQFAGAALSVVGLLLLSGADATGSYAATIMPGLILFGIGIIATGTPASIAAVADVDHDQAGAASGVVNAGYQVGGVLGLAVITTVATSHVEGLLATGTVPQDALVGGFERGLLIAALFAAVNIVIALGAPRLRPTADQLAEAAVAA
- a CDS encoding GGDEF domain-containing protein, whose amino-acid sequence is MIDAQRLSAALTELEDRYLWDAGASLELSIAYEEQALELGDERLVTRARLCQANMLNRKGEVAAAARQIWKIHKWATDHDDTVVQARTHLVWANIHRHLGDAAQSLEHSVLAVELLDDNATPHMQVWHRAKLADALGRSGSMEAARLRYAQAEELTIEFGLPNLLLGMLNNYAYTEYAYGENARAQAVAQRLQEVAERHDFELDPATLDTISAIEIENGDYLSAEQTLREAVRRHATGGYEDADALAEYMLSLARAQRFLRATDRAQVSLDASRTLCVERGLGDVLVRVHQEQSELHAARGEFAEAFAVHKVFFAAHNALHSQQREAQARTRQAMFETTEARQEAARFREQARRDPLTGLRNRRYLDEQLPDLIEAGGSLTVAIVDLDHFKRINDQLSHDVGDQVLVLVAKLLETELAAVCADGFVARMGGEEFLAVLPGLGAGEATGQLDGVRRAISGYDWAELTQGLPVTVSIGVADLGDVLMPTQANLLSSADRNLYVAKHAGRDQVVSGPQRDACDRSYRDSVSAA
- a CDS encoding TetR/AcrR family transcriptional regulator; protein product: MAKRSDATRTRLNRDAIIASAVSLADTEGLEAVTIRRLAQEHGVTPMAMYWHFNDKDSLLDGLADHLIAAVELPEPGDGGWDERLHDVLRAFLAAIRPHPAFAGLALRRILASEAGLRIAERVLEQLRQAGFSAGKAAEVGTFLVCGIVALVASDPTPGTWPAGEDRDQMIRDKRARLESLSPERYPNVIAAGPDLVVCRDTDEYFALNLDLLVQGVRGIRRG
- a CDS encoding cellulose binding domain-containing protein, with protein sequence MKRSRLRLSIYLAAALLAVGGGAVAAVAATAPAAPAGGGLTATFSKDSEWDSGYQARYTIKNTGGAAVSGWQLAFGLPSGTKLGSVWDADVTTSGATSVAANRGYNAVIAAGASTEFGFIVAGHGAPTGCTINGARCGDSAPTGPTATPTTTRPTTAPTTKPAATPPTTKPTTTPPTTPTTSAPPASGGNVLVAPYVDMGLLSGAGTTLAQLASAGNVKSYTLAFVTSAGCKASWFNAFDPRGGQFGDQIKALRAAGGDVKVSFGGATGIELAAACTDVKALQAEYQAVVSAYDLKYIDLDIEGAAVADPASIARRSTALAALQKANPGLRISLTLPVLPEGLTADGLAVVRSAKNAGVDLDLVNIMAMDYGRAGQDYGDLAISAVKSTKDQIKSIYGNSDAAAFRMVGVTPMLGKNDDNGTFSQGDARDLVAFASANHVGFVSFWEANRDRNACTGALFQCTNVAQSPFEFSKIFAAFKG